From the genome of Frankiales bacterium, one region includes:
- a CDS encoding acyl-CoA dehydrogenase has translation MALRDLAREVAVEVFAPQAAEWDLNRTLLPESEVKRLADLGFLGITLPQEYGGSAAPLMDALIVIEELAKECRPAAFQVFEANVGPARVIEFFGTDQQRKDVLPGVVRGEVNVAVGISEPDAGSGATDMRTSAVLEGDELVINGTKRWISGGGHSSHYLLYARLSGDAGARGIGAVLVPADTPGLSFGAQEKLMGFRGIASADLVFQDARVPAANLVIQAGGFRDLFQVFSIERMGNATMSLALGQAALERTIAYTAEREQFGRPIMEFQQVHQTVAEMTMQVEAARLLITRAAVNAGTGLPNTLEVSLAKCYANEMAKRVTDLAMQLHGGNGYTEEYGIERMHRDAHGWAIAGGTPAMQRTRIATEIYGRPFPQRPAESVAAP, from the coding sequence ATGGCGCTCCGCGATCTCGCCCGAGAGGTCGCGGTCGAGGTGTTCGCCCCGCAGGCAGCCGAGTGGGACCTCAACCGGACCCTCCTGCCTGAATCCGAGGTCAAGCGCTTGGCGGACCTGGGATTCCTCGGGATCACGCTCCCGCAGGAGTACGGCGGCTCGGCCGCGCCGCTCATGGACGCTCTCATCGTGATCGAGGAGCTGGCCAAGGAGTGCAGGCCTGCGGCGTTCCAGGTCTTCGAGGCGAACGTGGGGCCGGCCCGTGTGATCGAGTTCTTCGGTACCGACCAGCAGCGCAAGGACGTCCTCCCCGGGGTCGTTCGCGGAGAGGTGAACGTGGCTGTCGGGATCTCCGAGCCCGATGCGGGCTCGGGAGCCACCGACATGCGCACGAGCGCGGTGCTGGAGGGCGACGAGCTCGTCATCAACGGCACCAAGCGATGGATCTCGGGAGGTGGCCACTCCAGCCACTACCTGCTGTACGCCCGCCTGAGCGGCGATGCCGGGGCCAGGGGGATCGGAGCGGTCCTCGTCCCGGCGGACACGCCCGGCCTGAGCTTCGGTGCCCAGGAGAAGCTCATGGGCTTTCGCGGGATCGCCTCGGCCGATCTCGTCTTCCAGGACGCACGCGTGCCCGCCGCGAACCTCGTGATCCAGGCGGGCGGGTTCCGCGACCTGTTCCAGGTGTTCTCGATCGAGCGCATGGGCAACGCGACGATGAGCCTCGCCCTCGGCCAGGCGGCGCTGGAACGGACGATCGCCTACACGGCAGAGCGAGAGCAGTTCGGTCGACCGATCATGGAGTTCCAGCAGGTTCACCAGACGGTGGCGGAGATGACGATGCAGGTGGAGGCGGCGCGGCTGCTCATCACCCGCGCCGCGGTCAACGCCGGCACGGGCCTGCCCAACACCTTGGAGGTCTCGCTCGCCAAGTGCTATGCCAACGAGATGGCCAAGCGCGTGACCGACCTGGCGATGCAGTTGCACGGGGGCAACGGCTACACCGAGGAGTACGGCATCGAGCGCATGCATCGTGACGCTCACGGCTGGGCGATCGCAGGCGGGACGCCGGCCATGCAGCGCACCCGGATCGCCACCGAGATCTACGGGCGGCCCTTCCCGCAGCGTCCAGCCGAGTCGGTGGCAGCGCCGTGA
- a CDS encoding glucose 1-dehydrogenase — MTSTPSDLFDLSGKVALVTGGSRGLGRVMAEGFALAGAEVVVASRKAEACEVVAREISATTGRRALGVGCHVGRWEDLDALAARVYSEFGRVDVLVNNAGMSPLYDSLEDVTEALFDKVVDVNLKGPFRLAAVIGTRMASGAGGSIINISSAGAVHPRPGILPYAAAKAGLNAVTVGLAHAFGPTVRVNAIMVGTFMTDVSTSWDPDAFARRAEGFALRRGGRPEEILGTALYLASDASSYTTGSIVTVDGGQP, encoded by the coding sequence ATGACCAGCACGCCGAGCGACCTGTTCGACCTCAGCGGCAAGGTGGCGCTGGTGACCGGAGGGAGCCGAGGGCTCGGACGCGTCATGGCCGAGGGATTCGCCCTCGCCGGGGCCGAGGTCGTCGTCGCCAGCCGCAAGGCGGAGGCCTGCGAGGTGGTGGCCCGCGAGATCAGTGCCACCACCGGCCGACGCGCCCTGGGCGTCGGTTGCCACGTCGGGAGGTGGGAGGACCTCGACGCTCTGGCCGCGCGGGTCTACTCCGAGTTCGGCCGGGTCGACGTCCTGGTCAACAACGCCGGCATGTCCCCGCTCTACGACTCGCTGGAGGACGTCACCGAGGCACTCTTCGACAAGGTCGTCGACGTCAACCTCAAGGGCCCGTTCCGGCTCGCCGCCGTCATCGGTACCCGCATGGCGTCCGGAGCCGGGGGCAGCATCATCAACATCTCCAGCGCCGGCGCGGTCCACCCTCGGCCTGGGATCCTCCCGTACGCGGCCGCGAAGGCGGGGCTGAACGCGGTCACCGTCGGCCTGGCCCACGCCTTCGGCCCGACGGTGCGCGTCAACGCGATCATGGTCGGCACGTTCATGACCGACGTCAGCACCTCCTGGGACCCGGACGCATTCGCCCGCCGGGCCGAGGGGTTCGCCCTGCGGCGGGGAGGACGTCCCGAGGAGATTCTCGGCACTGCGCTCTACCTCGCGAGCGACGCGTCGAGCTACACGACGGGGTCGATCGTCACTGTGGACGGCGGTCAGCCGTAG
- a CDS encoding CoA transferase, with protein sequence MYAAPTCGRMLRDFGADVVKVEDPVAGDFARQWSPFKNGLSLGFSRLNSGKRSVGIDLRDPEGRQVVLRLVETADVVLESFRPGRLEEWGLGFDALSAANPGVVLTRVSGFGQTGPYSPRPGFGTVAETASGYAYVNGWPDTPPTSPPFGFADSIAGISAAFGTAMALYRRERTGRGDVVDVALYEPLMFILGDIVLNWTGNGQIQQRVGNGTGSASPRGIFRTRDGRWVSIAASAQNIAVRLFEAMGLPDLVKDPRFATNAARMENNDEMQRIVSEWVARHDRDDVLALLEKHEVVSAGVNDARDIAEDPHFLERTLVELKDVPQLGRVLMPGPILHVDSYAGPEYVGVPSVGEHTAEVLSERAGLSAEDISALAGRGVVSATADRRPQ encoded by the coding sequence ATGTACGCGGCGCCGACCTGCGGCCGCATGCTCCGCGACTTCGGCGCCGACGTGGTGAAGGTCGAGGACCCTGTCGCCGGCGACTTCGCGCGCCAGTGGTCCCCGTTCAAGAACGGGCTCTCCCTGGGGTTCTCGCGGCTCAACTCGGGCAAGCGCTCGGTCGGGATCGACCTGCGCGATCCTGAAGGGCGGCAGGTGGTGCTGCGACTTGTCGAGACGGCCGATGTCGTCCTGGAGTCCTTCCGTCCTGGCCGGCTCGAGGAGTGGGGCCTGGGTTTCGACGCGCTCAGCGCAGCGAACCCCGGCGTCGTGCTCACCCGGGTGTCCGGGTTCGGCCAGACGGGGCCGTACAGCCCGCGGCCAGGCTTCGGCACCGTGGCCGAGACCGCGAGCGGCTACGCCTACGTGAACGGCTGGCCGGACACCCCGCCCACGTCCCCGCCCTTCGGCTTCGCCGACTCCATCGCGGGGATCTCCGCGGCGTTCGGCACGGCGATGGCCCTCTACCGGCGCGAGCGCACGGGCCGTGGGGATGTCGTGGACGTCGCGCTCTACGAGCCGTTGATGTTCATCCTGGGTGACATCGTGCTGAACTGGACCGGCAACGGGCAGATCCAGCAGCGGGTCGGGAACGGTACGGGATCCGCCTCGCCCCGAGGCATCTTCCGGACCCGGGACGGCAGGTGGGTCTCCATCGCCGCATCGGCGCAGAACATCGCGGTGCGGCTGTTCGAGGCGATGGGACTGCCGGACCTCGTCAAGGACCCGCGGTTCGCGACGAACGCCGCCCGCATGGAGAACAACGACGAGATGCAGCGCATCGTGTCGGAGTGGGTGGCCCGGCACGACAGGGACGACGTCCTCGCCCTGCTGGAGAAGCACGAGGTCGTGTCAGCGGGCGTGAACGACGCCCGCGACATCGCCGAGGACCCGCACTTCCTCGAGCGGACGCTGGTGGAGCTCAAGGACGTGCCGCAACTGGGTCGGGTGCTCATGCCCGGCCCTATCCTCCACGTCGACAGCTATGCCGGACCGGAGTACGTGGGTGTGCCGAGCGTGGGGGAGCACACCGCCGAGGTGCTGTCGGAGCGGGCGGGCCTCAGCGCGGAGGACATCAGCGCGCTGGCCGGGCGCGGGGTCGTGTCGGCTACGGCTGACCGCCGTCCACAGTGA
- a CDS encoding aldehyde dehydrogenase family protein — translation MTTTTPVAGAGRDYVPSVRTLLIDGRMVSGEGESLEVVNPATEEVMAGVRAATVDQVDLAVEAAARAFDGWARTSPEVRSATLHRLCDLMESRIPELLASVVNEVGTPVSLAEVMQVRLGLSHLRWQADAALVDRTVDLGPWGDPVPTHSEVRYLPVGVVACITGYNYPLNLAIFKFGAALAAGCSVVLLPSPRTPLTTLLLGEIVEQAGFPPGVFNVIVGGPDVGYRLTTHPRVDKVSFTGSDMVGEKIMQQAATGLKGVTLELGGKSPNIVLPGCDVESFAVEMHLRWSRNGGQGCAALARLMVHESLMDRFLGAGAEAFSKMKVGDPWDPATNIGPMIRPDHRARVRSFIDGAPADGGRVLLTVDTPVPDKGYFVNPVLLGDLPWDARACQSEIFGPVAVLLPFSDEEEAVRLANATEYGLAANIYSPDVEHAKELASRIRSGTVWINGGGQMRPDAPFGGFRRSGVGREIGEWGIREYLEPQHVQWRT, via the coding sequence ATGACGACGACGACCCCCGTGGCAGGTGCCGGGAGGGACTACGTGCCCTCGGTCAGGACGCTCCTCATCGACGGCCGGATGGTGTCCGGTGAGGGTGAGTCCCTCGAGGTCGTCAATCCCGCCACCGAGGAGGTCATGGCCGGCGTCAGGGCAGCCACGGTCGACCAGGTGGACCTCGCCGTCGAGGCGGCCGCCCGTGCCTTCGACGGCTGGGCCCGCACCTCTCCCGAGGTCCGCTCCGCCACGCTGCACCGACTGTGCGACCTCATGGAGTCACGGATCCCCGAGCTGCTCGCCTCTGTCGTCAACGAGGTCGGGACCCCGGTCAGCCTCGCGGAGGTGATGCAGGTCAGGCTCGGCCTGTCGCACCTGAGGTGGCAGGCCGATGCCGCGCTGGTGGACCGCACGGTCGACCTCGGACCGTGGGGCGACCCGGTGCCGACGCACAGCGAGGTGCGCTACCTGCCTGTGGGCGTGGTCGCCTGCATCACCGGCTACAACTACCCGCTCAACCTGGCGATCTTCAAGTTCGGGGCGGCGCTGGCCGCCGGGTGCTCGGTCGTGCTCCTGCCCTCGCCAAGGACGCCGCTGACCACGCTGCTCCTCGGCGAGATCGTCGAGCAGGCCGGCTTCCCTCCCGGCGTCTTCAACGTCATCGTCGGCGGGCCGGACGTGGGCTACCGGCTCACCACGCACCCCCGGGTCGACAAGGTCTCGTTCACCGGGTCAGACATGGTCGGCGAGAAGATCATGCAGCAGGCAGCCACGGGGCTGAAGGGCGTCACGCTCGAGCTCGGTGGCAAGTCGCCCAACATCGTGCTGCCCGGTTGCGACGTGGAGTCGTTCGCTGTGGAGATGCACCTGAGGTGGTCGCGCAACGGCGGTCAGGGCTGCGCCGCCCTCGCGCGCCTCATGGTTCACGAGAGCCTCATGGACCGGTTCCTCGGCGCCGGCGCGGAGGCCTTCTCGAAGATGAAGGTCGGCGACCCCTGGGACCCGGCGACCAACATCGGGCCCATGATCCGCCCGGACCACAGAGCCCGCGTGAGGTCCTTCATCGATGGCGCGCCGGCCGACGGCGGCCGGGTCCTGCTCACCGTCGACACGCCCGTCCCCGACAAGGGCTACTTCGTGAACCCCGTGCTGCTCGGGGATCTCCCCTGGGACGCGCGCGCCTGCCAGAGCGAGATCTTCGGTCCGGTGGCCGTCCTCCTGCCGTTCTCCGACGAGGAGGAGGCCGTGCGGCTGGCGAACGCGACCGAGTACGGCCTGGCGGCCAACATCTACTCGCCCGACGTCGAGCATGCGAAGGAGCTCGCGAGCCGGATCCGTTCAGGGACCGTGTGGATCAACGGCGGTGGCCAGATGCGTCCTGACGCGCCGTTCGGCGGCTTCCGCCGGTCGGGTGTCGGCCGCGAGATCGGTGAGTGGGGCATCCGGGAGTACCTGGAGCCCCAGCACGTCCAGTGGCGGACCTGA
- a CDS encoding MaoC family dehydratase — protein MRGLYFEEFEVGRVYRHPFTRTITEMDNVLFTSLTMNLQPLHLDEEFSRGTIHGQRVLNSLFTVALIGAFHVPELTMGTTLGNLGYEKIEFPHPVFHGDTLRGETTILNKRESKSRNDSGIVWFEHRGYNQHDVLVVRMERVGLMMTKPHDLDQQEA, from the coding sequence GTGAGAGGGCTCTACTTCGAGGAGTTCGAGGTCGGGCGGGTCTACCGGCACCCCTTCACCCGCACCATCACCGAGATGGACAACGTGCTCTTCACCTCGCTCACCATGAACCTGCAGCCGCTGCACCTCGATGAGGAGTTCTCCCGCGGCACGATCCACGGTCAGCGGGTTCTCAACAGCCTCTTCACGGTGGCCTTGATCGGTGCCTTCCACGTGCCCGAGCTCACTATGGGTACGACGTTGGGCAACCTCGGGTACGAGAAGATCGAGTTCCCTCACCCCGTCTTCCACGGCGACACCCTTCGCGGTGAGACGACCATTCTCAACAAGCGAGAGTCCAAGTCGCGCAACGACTCCGGGATCGTCTGGTTCGAGCACCGCGGGTACAACCAGCACGACGTGCTCGTCGTCCGGATGGAGCGCGTCGGGCTGATGATGACCAAGCCGCACGACCTCGACCAGCAGGAGGCATGA
- a CDS encoding CoA ester lyase yields the protein MQPYRSILFVPGHKPSWARKAVASGADAVVLDLEDSVPEGEKEAARLVVAGTITSLREENADVGILVRPNGLATRATGRDLEAVMVPGLTGLFVPKVETAVDVARYDALVDHFEDRNGVDGVEYIVPVETVPAIVNCREVAQASPRVAAMIGPTAEHADIAREVGFEWTEAGLETLYLRSRVLLAAREAGILPLTGLWENLDDLDGLRSFAVRGRQLGFRGMIAIHPSHVPVINDVFTPSDDEVAFYRGMVAAYEAAEAAGQGALRYQGVHIDRAHYDKAVQWLQRVVARTEGRGQ from the coding sequence ATGCAGCCGTACCGCTCCATCCTCTTCGTCCCGGGCCACAAACCCTCCTGGGCGCGCAAGGCCGTCGCGTCCGGTGCCGATGCCGTGGTCCTCGATCTCGAGGACTCGGTGCCGGAGGGGGAGAAGGAGGCGGCCCGGTTGGTCGTGGCCGGGACGATCACCTCGCTGCGGGAGGAGAACGCCGACGTCGGGATCCTCGTGCGCCCCAACGGTCTGGCCACCCGCGCCACAGGTCGTGACCTCGAGGCGGTCATGGTGCCGGGGCTGACGGGCCTGTTCGTCCCCAAGGTGGAGACCGCTGTCGACGTCGCCCGCTACGACGCGCTCGTCGACCACTTCGAGGACCGCAACGGCGTCGACGGCGTGGAGTACATCGTCCCCGTCGAGACGGTGCCGGCGATCGTCAACTGCCGCGAGGTAGCCCAGGCGTCCCCCCGCGTGGCAGCCATGATCGGGCCGACCGCCGAGCACGCGGACATCGCACGTGAGGTGGGCTTCGAGTGGACCGAGGCCGGTCTGGAGACCCTCTACCTGCGCAGTCGGGTCCTGCTGGCCGCGCGGGAGGCGGGGATCCTCCCCCTGACGGGCCTGTGGGAGAACCTCGACGACCTGGACGGGCTGCGCTCCTTCGCCGTGCGTGGTCGTCAGCTCGGGTTCCGCGGGATGATCGCGATCCACCCGAGTCACGTCCCGGTCATCAATGACGTCTTCACACCCTCGGACGACGAGGTCGCCTTCTACCGCGGCATGGTCGCCGCCTACGAGGCGGCCGAGGCGGCGGGTCAGGGCGCCCTTCGCTACCAGGGGGTGCACATCGATCGAGCGCACTACGACAAGGCGGTGCAGTGGCTCCAGCGGGTCGTGGCGCGCACGGAAGGGAGGGGCCAGTGA
- a CDS encoding acyl-CoA dehydrogenase codes for MDFSVDPLHEEIRQAVRQMCSTFDDEYWMKHDESKEFPWDFYNAVAEGGWLGLTIPEAYGGGGLGVQEVCIVEQEIAASGAGMGGCSAVHIGMFGFESMIRYGSEAMKARHLPRVVTGELHVSFAVTEPDAGTDTTAITTFATKVDGGYVISGKKVWITKAQEAERMFLLARTTPRDQVAKRTDGLTVFFAPMDRDHVEVRPIPKMGRNAVDTNELFIDELFVADEDVIGEVDKGFKVILVGLNAERVIAANAAIGIGRAAVRLATDYANQRVVFGRPIGQNQAIAHQIALAKIRLDAAEAVCQKCAWMVDHDVPCGTEANEAKYLASEAGFNAADMAINVLGGYGYAKEYHAERYFRESRLNRIAPISQEMVLNYVSEHALGLPRSY; via the coding sequence ATGGACTTCAGCGTCGACCCCCTCCACGAGGAGATCCGGCAGGCCGTTCGTCAGATGTGCTCGACGTTCGACGACGAGTACTGGATGAAGCACGACGAGTCCAAGGAGTTCCCCTGGGACTTCTACAACGCAGTCGCCGAGGGCGGTTGGCTCGGACTCACCATCCCGGAGGCGTACGGGGGCGGCGGTCTCGGGGTCCAGGAGGTCTGCATCGTCGAGCAGGAGATCGCCGCGTCGGGGGCGGGCATGGGCGGCTGCAGCGCCGTCCACATCGGCATGTTCGGCTTCGAGTCGATGATCCGCTACGGGTCGGAGGCGATGAAGGCGCGGCATCTCCCCCGCGTGGTGACCGGTGAGCTGCACGTGTCCTTCGCGGTCACCGAGCCGGACGCCGGGACCGACACGACGGCGATCACCACGTTCGCGACGAAGGTGGACGGCGGGTACGTCATCAGCGGCAAGAAGGTCTGGATCACCAAGGCCCAGGAGGCGGAGCGCATGTTCCTCCTGGCCCGAACCACGCCGCGCGACCAGGTGGCGAAGCGGACCGACGGGCTGACGGTGTTCTTCGCCCCGATGGACCGCGACCACGTCGAGGTGCGCCCCATCCCCAAGATGGGACGCAACGCCGTCGACACCAACGAGCTCTTCATCGACGAGCTCTTCGTGGCAGACGAGGACGTCATCGGAGAGGTCGACAAGGGGTTCAAGGTCATCCTGGTGGGGCTCAACGCCGAACGGGTGATAGCCGCGAACGCCGCGATCGGCATCGGCAGGGCGGCGGTCCGCCTGGCCACGGACTACGCGAACCAGCGTGTCGTCTTCGGGCGTCCGATCGGGCAGAACCAGGCGATCGCGCACCAGATCGCCCTCGCGAAGATCCGGCTCGACGCCGCAGAGGCGGTCTGCCAGAAGTGCGCGTGGATGGTGGACCACGACGTCCCTTGCGGTACGGAGGCCAACGAAGCGAAGTACCTCGCGTCCGAGGCGGGGTTCAACGCGGCCGACATGGCCATCAACGTGCTCGGGGGCTACGGCTACGCGAAGGAGTACCACGCCGAGCGCTACTTCCGTGAGTCGCGACTGAACCGGATCGCACCCATCAGCCAGGAGATGGTGCTCAACTACGTGTCCGAGCACGCGCTCGGGCTTCCCCGGAGCTACTGA
- a CDS encoding AMP-binding protein, with translation MTRTYTDLIPTFPDRRDWSLAAVLRRWVAERPDAEFLVAPEEGKRWTYGQISSSAHAVAGGLLDAGAVAGDRVLIMAINSSEFVRTWLATAVSGMVEVPINTAYEGEFLRHQATVTSPRWAVIDDEYAERFVSLRDRLPWLEGFWVIDRGGATQAIAGLRAAGWKAERWDVLEEAAPRDLPAPAPRDLASIFFTSGTTGPSKGVAMPHAQMYFFADEVVSLTRLTGDDTYMTVTPLFHGNAQFMAAYPALVAGARLVIRSRFSASRWVDQVREEGVTVTNFIGVMMDFLWKQPVRPDDADNQVRCVFSAPTASSILSEFRERFGIEAFVEVFGLTETSAPILSPYGEERPAGAAGLVASDWFDVRLVDPDTDEEVPVGEVGELVVRPKHPWTCSLGYYGMPEKTSEAWRNLWFHTGDALRRDDEGWYYFVDRYKDALRRRGENISSYEVEQAILGHEAVAECAVVAVAADVEAGEDEVMAVVVPSGPVTAPELWSFCEGRIPAFAIPRYVRFVEALPRTPSEKIRKSVLREEGVTADTSDRARDQRA, from the coding sequence GTGACGCGCACGTACACCGACCTGATTCCGACGTTCCCGGACCGCCGGGACTGGAGCCTGGCGGCGGTCCTGCGGCGGTGGGTCGCCGAGCGGCCCGACGCCGAGTTCCTTGTCGCGCCTGAGGAGGGGAAGCGGTGGACCTACGGGCAGATCTCGTCGTCGGCCCACGCGGTGGCGGGCGGGCTGCTCGACGCCGGGGCCGTGGCGGGAGACCGGGTCCTGATCATGGCGATCAACTCCTCCGAGTTCGTGCGCACCTGGCTCGCGACAGCGGTGTCCGGCATGGTCGAGGTGCCGATCAACACGGCCTATGAGGGCGAGTTCCTCCGGCACCAGGCGACGGTGACCTCGCCGCGGTGGGCGGTGATCGACGACGAGTACGCCGAGCGCTTCGTCAGCCTGCGCGACCGACTGCCGTGGCTGGAGGGCTTCTGGGTCATCGACCGGGGCGGTGCCACCCAGGCGATCGCCGGCCTGAGGGCCGCAGGGTGGAAGGCCGAGCGTTGGGACGTGCTGGAGGAGGCCGCCCCTCGTGACCTGCCGGCACCGGCCCCGCGCGACCTGGCCTCGATCTTCTTCACCTCCGGCACGACGGGTCCTTCCAAGGGCGTGGCGATGCCGCACGCCCAGATGTACTTCTTCGCCGACGAGGTGGTGTCGCTGACCCGGTTGACCGGTGACGACACCTACATGACCGTCACCCCGCTGTTCCACGGGAACGCACAGTTCATGGCCGCCTACCCGGCGCTGGTGGCGGGCGCCCGGCTGGTCATCCGATCGCGGTTCAGCGCCAGCCGCTGGGTCGACCAGGTCCGCGAGGAGGGGGTGACCGTCACCAACTTCATCGGCGTGATGATGGACTTCCTCTGGAAGCAGCCCGTCCGTCCCGACGACGCGGACAACCAGGTCCGGTGCGTCTTCTCGGCCCCTACGGCGAGCTCCATCCTGAGCGAGTTCCGCGAGCGGTTCGGCATCGAGGCGTTCGTCGAGGTGTTCGGCCTGACCGAGACCTCGGCGCCGATCCTCTCCCCGTACGGCGAGGAGAGGCCGGCAGGTGCGGCGGGGCTCGTGGCGTCGGACTGGTTCGACGTCCGCCTGGTCGACCCGGACACCGACGAGGAGGTCCCGGTGGGCGAGGTGGGGGAGCTCGTCGTTCGGCCGAAGCACCCGTGGACGTGCAGCCTGGGCTACTACGGGATGCCCGAGAAGACGTCGGAAGCGTGGCGGAACCTCTGGTTCCACACCGGTGACGCGCTGCGACGCGACGACGAGGGCTGGTACTACTTCGTCGACCGCTACAAGGACGCTCTCCGGCGGCGCGGCGAGAACATCAGCTCCTACGAGGTGGAGCAGGCCATCCTCGGACACGAGGCAGTCGCCGAGTGCGCCGTGGTGGCCGTGGCGGCCGACGTCGAGGCGGGCGAGGACGAGGTGATGGCGGTCGTGGTCCCGTCCGGACCGGTCACCGCTCCGGAGCTGTGGTCGTTCTGCGAAGGTCGAATCCCCGCGTTCGCCATCCCGCGGTACGTACGGTTCGTCGAGGCGCTCCCGCGCACCCCGTCGGAGAAGATCCGCAAGTCCGTGCTCCGCGAGGAGGGCGTGACGGCGGACACCTCCGACCGCGCCCGCGACCAGCGGGCCTAG
- a CDS encoding LLM class flavin-dependent oxidoreductase produces MVAMGLLLSDVPTSVPPSQQFRDVVRIAHEAQDAGFTYIVIGQHFLYGDLRWLQPVPLLARLAAEVNPDVRLATQIMIAPLYHPVMLAEELATLDVVTEGRLIFGAGLGYRAEEFDYLGIPFKERAGRMNEILELLRMLWTQDEVTFHGTYFTLEGVRPHLRPVQDPLPIWIGAHSLAGAKRVGRYGDGYACPPETPVEEVRERYRVVAEGFAERGKPFSPQPLRRNVLVADSKQEALAEYARVAQGRYITYLNRGLDVMAGTDLDNDFAKAVESHAVVGTPDEVTAALVDLVTQLPVDPLLVRPQWPTMDADETVAAIRRLGRDVVPTIRAIPPRTIL; encoded by the coding sequence ATGGTCGCCATGGGCCTGCTGCTCAGCGACGTGCCGACGTCCGTCCCACCCAGCCAGCAGTTCCGCGACGTGGTCAGGATCGCGCACGAGGCGCAGGACGCCGGCTTCACCTACATCGTCATCGGGCAGCACTTCCTGTACGGGGACCTGCGCTGGCTGCAGCCGGTCCCGCTGCTGGCCCGCCTGGCCGCGGAGGTGAACCCCGACGTCCGCCTCGCCACCCAGATCATGATCGCCCCCCTGTACCACCCGGTCATGCTCGCCGAGGAGCTGGCGACGCTGGACGTCGTGACCGAGGGGCGCCTCATCTTCGGCGCGGGGCTGGGATACCGGGCCGAGGAGTTCGACTACCTCGGCATCCCGTTCAAGGAGCGCGCCGGACGGATGAACGAGATCCTCGAGCTCCTCCGGATGCTCTGGACCCAGGACGAGGTCACCTTCCACGGCACCTACTTCACCCTCGAGGGGGTTCGGCCCCACCTTCGCCCCGTCCAGGATCCGCTGCCCATCTGGATCGGTGCCCATTCCCTCGCCGGCGCCAAGCGGGTCGGCCGGTACGGCGACGGCTACGCGTGCCCGCCCGAGACGCCGGTGGAGGAGGTGCGAGAGCGCTACCGGGTGGTCGCTGAGGGCTTCGCCGAGCGCGGGAAGCCCTTCTCCCCCCAGCCGTTGCGTCGCAATGTGCTGGTGGCGGACTCCAAGCAGGAAGCCCTGGCGGAGTACGCACGGGTGGCCCAGGGGCGGTACATCACCTACCTGAACCGAGGCCTGGACGTCATGGCCGGGACGGACCTGGACAACGACTTCGCCAAGGCGGTGGAGTCCCACGCCGTGGTCGGCACGCCGGACGAGGTGACAGCCGCCCTGGTGGACCTCGTCACGCAGCTTCCCGTGGACCCCCTGCTCGTACGCCCCCAGTGGCCCACCATGGATGCCGACGAGACCGTCGCAGCGATCCGGCGGCTCGGCCGCGATGTCGTCCCCACCATCAGGGCGATCCCGCCTCGCACTATTCTCTAA
- a CDS encoding nuclear transport factor 2 family protein, protein MDRLAAAAAISPGTTEEIAATVRELADQQAIRNLSAVYSMAVDGHDLATTLACFTEHGAFERAGVTTAGQDALHSFFTTMMSRYSTTLHTPEMHVITVEQGDPRTASGVATGHAELVLEGTLMLAAYRYDDEYAVEAGRWRFSRRRLRYTYVLPFESMATGFGDTRRIRWPQTPFQEADLPESLPTWSDHLA, encoded by the coding sequence ATGGACCGACTGGCGGCCGCCGCCGCGATCTCGCCGGGCACCACCGAAGAGATCGCCGCGACCGTGCGGGAGCTCGCCGACCAGCAGGCCATCAGGAACCTCTCGGCCGTCTACTCCATGGCGGTGGACGGCCACGACCTCGCCACCACCCTGGCGTGCTTCACCGAGCACGGTGCGTTCGAGCGCGCCGGGGTCACGACAGCCGGGCAGGACGCGCTGCACTCCTTCTTCACGACGATGATGTCGCGGTACAGCACCACGCTGCACACGCCCGAGATGCACGTGATCACGGTCGAGCAGGGCGACCCCCGCACGGCCTCGGGCGTGGCCACCGGGCACGCGGAGCTCGTGCTCGAGGGCACGCTCATGCTGGCCGCGTACCGCTATGACGACGAGTACGCCGTGGAAGCGGGCCGGTGGCGCTTCTCCCGCCGTCGGCTGCGCTACACGTACGTGCTGCCGTTCGAGTCCATGGCGACAGGCTTCGGTGACACCCGCAGGATCCGGTGGCCGCAGACCCCCTTCCAGGAGGCCGATCTGCCGGAGTCGCTGCCCACCTGGTCGGATCACCTGGCCTAG